Proteins encoded in a region of the Cheilinus undulatus linkage group 8, ASM1832078v1, whole genome shotgun sequence genome:
- the ppox gene encoding protoporphyrinogen oxidase — MRTVAVLGGGIGGLAASYYLSKSPQVTKVVLLESSGRFGGWLWSTRRPDGAVFEHGPRGIRPAGAVGRNTLNMVEELGLTDEILPVTYAHVASKNRFLYINNQLHRMPSGPSGLFQTVPPFSRPLLLSGIKEIFMKRGKQEDESIHAFVSRRLGQELADIAIDSLCRGVFAGDCRKLSIRSCFPILYNAEQRRGSIILGMLLGSGPGPEVRPGRLAQRSLSESWAQWSLIRGIQSLPESLADFLQRSGKVHLHRDAAVRQVTPSESGWKIHLEDGVVSADHIISALPAKALSSALPSSCQPIIEQLQDISMVTVAVVNLQYEGSILPVTGFGHLVPSSEDRGLLGVVYDSVPFPEHNRPEGHTTRLTVMMGGAWFQETFGDVDSVSEEDLLKRATEAVQTHLGATVAPSWSRVFIQRDCIPQYYLGHHQKVESMRSFIKKNNLPLSLIGSSFDGVSVNDVIFSGRRAVEELLGAVV; from the exons ATGAGAACGGTTGCAGTCCTCGGAGGGGGGATCGGGGGTCTGGCAGCTTCGTACTACCTCAGCAAGAGCCCCCAGGTTACCAAG GTTGTTCTGTTGGAGTCCAGCGGGCGGTTTGGGGGCTGGCTGTGGTCCACCAGGAGGCCAGACGGTGCGGTTTTTGAACATGGACCCCGAGGGATCAGACCTGCGGGGGCCGTGGGACGAAACACGCTCAACATG GTGGAGGAGCTCGGTCTGACAGACGAGATTCTACCTGTCACCTATGCTCATGTCGCCTCTAAGAACAGATTTCTGTACATCAACAACCAGCTGCACAGGATGCCTTCAGGGCCCAG cGGTCTCTTTCAGACCGTCCCGCCGTTTTCTCGCCCCCTCCTGCTGAGTGGCATAAAGGAAATCTTTATGAAGAGAGGGAAGCAGGAAGATGAGTCAATCCATGCATTTGTTTCCAGGAGGCTGGGACAAGAG CTGGCCGACATCGCTATCGACAGTCTTTGTCGTGGCGTGTTTGCAGGCGACTGCAGGAAGCTGAGTATTCGCTCCTGTTTCCCGATCCTCTACAACGCAGAGCAGAGAAGGGGTTCCATCATACTGGGGATGCTGCTGGGATCAG GTCCAGGTCCAGAGGTCCGTCCTGGTCGTCTTGCTCAGCGGTCTCTCTCAGAGTCGTGGGCTCAGTGGTCTCTGATCAGAGGAATTCAGTCTCTCCCAGAGTCACTGGCAGACTTCCTGCAGAGGAGTGGGAAGGTTCATCTCCACCGGGACGCCGCTGTGAGACAGGTCACACCGTCAGAGAGCGGCTGGAAG atCCATTTGGAGGATGGCGTTGTATCAGCTGATCACATTatctctgctctgcctgctaAAG CTCTGTCCTCAGCCCTCCCCTCCTCCTGTCAGCCAATCATAGAGCAGCTGCAGGACATCTCCATGGTAACGGTAGCTGTGGTAAATCTGCAGTATGAGGGCTCCATCCTTCCTGTAACG GGTTTTGGTCACCTGGTTCCTTCATCAGAGGATCGAGGTCTGCTCGGGGTTGTTTATGATTCTGTCCCGTTTCCTGAGCACAACCGACCTGAAGGACACACAACCAGACTGACA GTGATGATGGGCGGAGCCTGGTTCCAGGAAACATTCGGAGACGTTGATTCAGTATCAGAGGAGGATCTTTTAAAGAGAGCTACTGAGGCTGTGCAGACTCACCTGGGAGCAACGGTGGCACCGAGCTGGAGCAGAGTGTTCATACAGAGG GATTGTATTCCCCAGTATTATCTGGGACACCATCAAAAAGTAG